In one window of Cydia fagiglandana chromosome 1, ilCydFagi1.1, whole genome shotgun sequence DNA:
- the LOC134668869 gene encoding uncharacterized protein LOC134668869 isoform X2, with amino-acid sequence MKKRSSVAWRFFDRLEENKRVVGVLCKLCDQQYKYFGNTTNMRTHLTCKHPLQWELVHNGTLDESTLRFAEDTEDSTISVQPRRKYKDKNVDALDNESDIEHQEVNEAGIHLVRQMRDSRATDEEWLEEETYQTVEPTKKRRKMPFKQIKRELESPPRRLSYKPKPQLQYEPEQIVYQVPSKDEYTVFGEYVANKLRKVKLPKTRGNLQQLITTILWQAEYGMYDSAEAVKRVLNYSIEDKNEETMVVVEQAPNQSTDIEEEYTVTDTN; translated from the exons atgaAGAAACGTTCCTCAGTCGCCTGGCGATTCTTTGATCGCCTAGAAGAGAATAAAAGAGTTGTTGGAGTGCTGTGTAAATTATGTGATCAACAATACAAGTATTTCGGAAACACTACCAATATGAGAACCCATTTGACTTGTAAACATCCTTTGCAATGGGAGCTCGTACATAATGGGACGCTGGATGAATCTACACTACGTTTTGCAGAGGATACAGAAGACTCGACTATTTCCGTCCAACCTAGACGAAAGTACAAGGATAAAAAT GTAGATGCATTAGATAATGAATCGGATATAGAGCATCAAGAAGTCAACGAAGCGGGCATACACTTAGTGAGGCAAATGCGAGACAGCAGGGCTACAGACGAGGAGTGGCTCGAAGAGGAAACATACCAAACCGTTGAACCCACCAAAAAACGCAGAAAGATGCCTTTTAAACAGATCAAAAGAGAATTAGAGTCTCCACCTCGACGCTTGTCATATAAACCCAAACCGCAATTACAATATGAACCGGAGCAAATAGTTTATCAAGTACCTAGCAAGGATGAATATACTGTGTTCGGTGAATATGTTGCAAATAAATTAAGAAAGGTTAAATTACCAAAGACTAGAGGGAATTTACAGCAGCTTATAACAACAATACTCTGGCAGGCGGAGTACGGGATGTATGACAGTGCGGAAGCTGTAAAACGGGTATTGAATTACAGCATTGAGGATAAGAATGAGGAAACCATGGTTGTTGTTGAACAAGCACCTAACCAAAGTACAGATATTGAAGAAGAATATACAGTGACAGACACCAATTGA
- the LOC134668869 gene encoding uncharacterized protein LOC134668869 isoform X1, translated as MKKRSSVAWRFFDRLEENKRVVGVLCKLCDQQYKYFGNTTNMRTHLTCKHPLQWELVHNGTLDESTLRFAEDTEDSTISVQPRRKYKDKNVRYSVSVDVKNDSNITGEDSMPHIEIQTVDALDNESDIEHQEVNEAGIHLVRQMRDSRATDEEWLEEETYQTVEPTKKRRKMPFKQIKRELESPPRRLSYKPKPQLQYEPEQIVYQVPSKDEYTVFGEYVANKLRKVKLPKTRGNLQQLITTILWQAEYGMYDSAEAVKRVLNYSIEDKNEETMVVVEQAPNQSTDIEEEYTVTDTN; from the exons atgaAGAAACGTTCCTCAGTCGCCTGGCGATTCTTTGATCGCCTAGAAGAGAATAAAAGAGTTGTTGGAGTGCTGTGTAAATTATGTGATCAACAATACAAGTATTTCGGAAACACTACCAATATGAGAACCCATTTGACTTGTAAACATCCTTTGCAATGGGAGCTCGTACATAATGGGACGCTGGATGAATCTACACTACGTTTTGCAGAGGATACAGAAGACTCGACTATTTCCGTCCAACCTAGACGAAAGTACAAGGATAAAAATGTACGTTATTCTGTGTCAGTTGACGTTAAAAACGATTCTAACATCACTGGAGAAGATTCAATGCCCCATATCGAAATACAAACG GTAGATGCATTAGATAATGAATCGGATATAGAGCATCAAGAAGTCAACGAAGCGGGCATACACTTAGTGAGGCAAATGCGAGACAGCAGGGCTACAGACGAGGAGTGGCTCGAAGAGGAAACATACCAAACCGTTGAACCCACCAAAAAACGCAGAAAGATGCCTTTTAAACAGATCAAAAGAGAATTAGAGTCTCCACCTCGACGCTTGTCATATAAACCCAAACCGCAATTACAATATGAACCGGAGCAAATAGTTTATCAAGTACCTAGCAAGGATGAATATACTGTGTTCGGTGAATATGTTGCAAATAAATTAAGAAAGGTTAAATTACCAAAGACTAGAGGGAATTTACAGCAGCTTATAACAACAATACTCTGGCAGGCGGAGTACGGGATGTATGACAGTGCGGAAGCTGTAAAACGGGTATTGAATTACAGCATTGAGGATAAGAATGAGGAAACCATGGTTGTTGTTGAACAAGCACCTAACCAAAGTACAGATATTGAAGAAGAATATACAGTGACAGACACCAATTGA
- the LOC134670031 gene encoding uncharacterized protein LOC134670031, whose protein sequence is MRPVLWRQTSFDHSNRIEEIKTNKDLEVRYLPTDLNPADVGTRPTCSREDREKWLSGPQFIVQDPKTWPTTSGGGPTSSLLIGEGLGIQEDEELMEIVDPDIHNVSPMETEDSITEKEVASHDNDQMPDKLLKLKEIQAEYFPLEVEGKVTSLSLNLGIFKDIDELLRCKGRMKHADWSFDKRYPILIPKDSDFTNEIIMKTHQENKHVGVSHTLDKIRETYWIPQGRSQVQKILRKCSECMKHDGGPYKLPETPALPKERVNYSSPFTYVGTDYLGPLIVNNGNGNCKRWISLYTCLAVRAIHLEVVKDLTAEEGLMALRRMISARGVPTLITSDNATHYKLLSEILQNPYCVEKEIRWKFIPQLAPWHGGFYERLVGLVKNCMKKTLQKHLLNDTQLVTAVKEIEAVLNTRPLTYVDSEPDHVLKPSDFLTMGKCIIMETSDKDPTTSQGTVTKDNLIKGWKKARIILREFKEMFENRYLLNLRERYSHHPKEPRVTSKLAPKIGQIVQIKGDTKNRINWKVGKIVSLKEGADGLCRVATVRVGDTEYTRSIAHLYPLEIEDGEEQCKQTSSYEESVEEPVQLPDFPRPLDKDDATMESLKDVTEPPSERISTQEVSDQPEEVQPHASPEEEPCSSKQTFESISSESNEPKSKPKSMSEPEPLAVVDLEFYDHTVPESHHLEEVTPEEQHDEARPKRAAALRALEKIKEWTSNLVAVLLPEAGCVVTSTNI, encoded by the coding sequence ATGCGGCCAGTACTCTGGCGCCAAACCTCTTTTGACCATTCTAACAGGATAGAAGAGATCAAAACAAATAAAGATCTGGAGGTCAGATACCTTCCAACAGACCTAAATCCAGCTGACGTCGGCACCAGACCCACCTGCTCGAGAGAGGACAGGGAGAAATGGCTGAGTGGTCCACAATTTATAGTTCAAGATCCGAAGACGTGGCCAACAACTTCTGGCGGTGGACCAACCAGTTCTCTCTTGATTGGGGAGGGTCTTGGGATCCAAGAAGACGAAGAACTGATGGAAATAGTTGATCCAGATATACACAACGTTAGTCCGATGGAAACGGAGGACAGTATAACTGAAAAGGAAGTAGCGAGTCATGACAATGATCAAATGCCAGATAAGTTACTAAAATTGAAAGAAATTCAAGCTGAATACTTTCCTCTAGAGGTAGAAGGAAAGGTAACTAGTTTAAGTTTGAATTTAGGCATATTTAAAGACATAGATGAGTTACTGAGGTGTAAAGGTCGTATGAAACACGCAGACTGGTCATTTGATAAACGCTACCCTATACTTATACCAAAAGATTCAGATTTCACCAACGAAATTATAATGAAGACTCATCAAGAAAATAAGCATGTTGGAGTAAGTCACACGTTAGACAAGATAAGGGAAACTTACTGGATACCTCAAGGAAGAAGCCAAGTTCAAAAGATTTTGAGGAAGTGCTCCGAATGTATGAAGCATGACGGAGGGCCATATAAACTACCAGAAACTCCTGCGTTACCGAAAGAGAGGGTCAATTATAGCTCACCATTCACATACGTTGGTACCGACTATCTAGGACCACTTATAGTTAACAATGGGAATGGCAATTGTAAAAGGTGGATTAGCCTCTACACATGCTTAGCCGTAAGAGCCATTCACTTAGAAGTTGTAAAGGACCTAACTGCGGAAGAAGGTTTAATGGCCTTACGTAGAATGATTTCAGCAAGAGGTGTACCTACCTTAATAACGTCTGATAATGCGACTCACTACAAGTTACTCTCAGAGATTCTTCAGAACCCATACTGCGTAGAGAAAGAGATAAGATGGAAATTTATACCACAGTTAGCTCCATGGCATGGAGGATTCTATGAGAGATTAGTTGGTTTGGTTAAAAACTGTATGAAGAAAACATTACAGAAACATTTGTTGAATGACACCCAACTAGTAACAGCGGTGAAAGAAATAGAAGCAGTTCTTAACACAAGACCCTTAACTTACGTAGATTCAGAGCCGGATCATGTACTAAAACCTTCAGACTTTCTTACTATGGGAAAGTGTATCATTATGGAAACTTCAGATAAGGATCCTACAACGTCGCAAGGGACGGTGACTAAGGACAATTTAATTAAAGGTTGGAAGAAAGCACGGATAATTCTACGAGAATTTAAAGAGATGTTTGAAAACAGATATCTCCTAAATTTGAGAGAAAGATATTCCCACCATCCTAAAGAACCTAGAGTAACATCAAAGTTAGCACCTAAGATAGGTCAAATCGTGCAGATTAAAGGTGACACGAAGAACAGGATAAATTGGAAAGTCGGGAAAATAGTATCTTTAAAGGAAGGCGCCGACGGTTTATGTAGGGTCGCTACGGTACGAGTAGGAGATACAGAATATACAAGATCTATCGCACATCTCTACCCGTTAGAGATCGAAGATGGAGAAGAACAGTGTAAACAAACATCATCTTATGAAGAAAGTGTAGAAGAACCGGTGCAGCTTCCTGATTTTCCACGTCCACTAGACAAGGATGACGCGACGATGGAATCCCTCAAAGACGTTACTGAGCCTCCATCTGAGCGAATATCCACTCAAGAAGTAAGTGATCAACCAGAAGAAGTACAGCCTCATGCCTCGCCAGAAGAGGAACCGTGTTCCTCTAAACAAACATTTGAGTCTATATCTAGtgagtcaaacgagcctaagtCTAAGCCTAAGTCTATGTCCGAACCAGAACCACTCGCGGTCGTCGACCTCGAGTTTTACGACCACACTGTTCCCGAGTCACACCACCTAGAGGAAGTTACGCCAGAAGAACAACACGACGAAGCAAGACCTAAGAGAGCGGCAGCTCTCAGAGCCCTTGAGAAGATCAAGGAATGGACCAGCAATCTAGTCGCCGTGTTGCTGCCTGAGGCGGGGTGTGTCGTGACAAGCACGAATATCTAA